The following are encoded together in the Chitinophagales bacterium genome:
- a CDS encoding cysteine desulfurase family protein, translating into MGIYLDNAATTAIDPQVFEAMLPYLKEEYGNPSSIHGFGRNTKAAIEKARKSVANHFQASVGEIFFTSGGTESANLIIQSLAQSDRIAHIISTKIEHHCVLHSVEEMAAKNYISAHYLKLDKKGNIDFSELEDLLKKYGDKSLIALMHANNEIGTLLNLQAVAELSREYGTLFFSDTVQSVAHYNIDLQKTPVDFITGSAHKFHGPKGVGFVYINSDVKVQPLIFGGSQERNMRAGTENIYGIVGMAKALDMAYETLETNAKYISGLKQYFFEALQKAIPGVEVNGAFGTDSLYTVLNVSFPKNEKTEFLLYNLDIEGIAVSAGSACTSGSDQGSHVLNGIGVSPERSSIRFSFSKMNNKAELNQVLELVKKAF; encoded by the coding sequence ATGGGAATTTATCTCGACAATGCAGCAACTACAGCTATTGACCCTCAGGTATTTGAGGCCATGCTGCCCTATTTGAAAGAGGAATATGGCAATCCTTCCTCCATTCATGGATTTGGTAGAAATACCAAGGCTGCAATTGAAAAAGCCCGCAAATCTGTTGCCAATCATTTTCAGGCCTCTGTTGGTGAAATATTTTTCACTTCAGGAGGTACGGAATCTGCCAATTTGATCATTCAGTCATTGGCACAAAGTGATCGCATTGCGCACATCATCAGCACTAAAATAGAACATCATTGTGTATTGCATTCTGTTGAGGAAATGGCTGCCAAAAATTATATTTCGGCACATTATCTAAAATTGGATAAAAAGGGAAATATAGATTTTAGTGAATTAGAAGACTTATTGAAAAAATACGGTGATAAAAGTTTGATTGCCCTAATGCATGCCAATAATGAAATTGGTACATTATTGAATTTACAGGCTGTAGCAGAATTGAGCCGTGAATACGGTACATTGTTTTTTTCGGATACCGTGCAGTCGGTAGCACATTATAATATTGATCTTCAAAAAACACCTGTTGATTTTATCACGGGTTCTGCACATAAATTTCACGGCCCCAAAGGTGTGGGTTTTGTCTATATCAATTCGGATGTAAAAGTACAACCACTGATTTTTGGCGGTTCGCAGGAACGCAATATGAGAGCAGGTACTGAAAATATCTACGGAATAGTAGGTATGGCCAAAGCACTGGATATGGCTTATGAAACTTTGGAAACCAATGCCAAATATATCAGCGGACTAAAGCAATATTTTTTCGAAGCATTGCAAAAAGCCATTCCAGGTGTTGAAGTAAATGGCGCTTTTGGAACCGATAGTCTTTACACAGTTCTGAATGTTTCTTTTCCAAAAAATGAAAAAACTGAATTTCTGCTCTACAATTTGGATATTGAGGGAATTGCAGTTTCTGCCGGAAGTGCCTGTACAAGTGGTTCTGATCAGGGTTCACATGTTTTAAATGGCATAGGTGTTTCCCCCGAACGCAGCTCTATTCGCTTTTCTTTTTCTAAAATGAATAATAAAGCGGAATTGAACCAGGTATTGGAATTAGTGAAAAAGGCTTTTTAA
- the glmM gene encoding phosphoglucosamine mutase, with amino-acid sequence MTLIKSISGIRGTIGGKTGDNLTPVDIVKFTAAYGTWLKRETGAKKIVLGRDGRISGPMVQNLVIGTLQGLGLDVVNIDLSTTPTVEVAVIHEKADGGIILTASHNPKQWNALKLLDAQGEFISGEAGAEVLKLAEKEDFDFVEVEKLGKVKSNTEYIKKHIELILNLPYIDVEAIKAANFKIVVDGINSTGGTAIPQLLSALGVKDIHELNCEVNGIFQHNPEPLPENLSGLSNEVKQSKADLGIAVDPDVDRLCFVCEDGEMFGEEYTIVSIADFVLKQKKGNTVSNLSSSRALKDITLKNGGEYFASAVGEVNVVAMMKAKNAIIGGEGNGGVILPELHYGRDALVGIALFLTQLAKFGKSISVLRSKYPNYHLSKNKIQLEEGIDIDAIFELIVKKYKNYPVNSIDGVKIEFDENWVHLRKSNTEPVVRIYSESSSENTAESIARQIMVDIKEFAQESVK; translated from the coding sequence TTGACGTTAATAAAATCCATATCGGGTATTAGAGGAACAATAGGCGGAAAAACAGGTGATAACTTAACCCCTGTAGATATAGTAAAGTTTACTGCAGCCTATGGCACCTGGCTCAAAAGAGAAACAGGTGCAAAGAAAATTGTACTTGGCCGTGATGGCCGCATTTCCGGCCCGATGGTACAAAATCTGGTTATCGGCACCCTGCAAGGTCTTGGACTGGATGTAGTGAATATAGACCTCTCCACCACTCCCACAGTAGAAGTAGCCGTAATCCATGAAAAGGCCGATGGTGGAATTATTCTAACAGCCAGCCACAACCCCAAGCAATGGAATGCTCTGAAATTATTAGATGCTCAGGGAGAATTTATCTCGGGCGAAGCCGGTGCAGAAGTGCTGAAACTGGCTGAAAAAGAAGATTTTGATTTTGTGGAAGTAGAAAAACTGGGCAAAGTAAAATCAAATACCGAGTACATTAAAAAGCACATCGAACTGATCTTGAACCTACCCTATATTGATGTTGAAGCCATTAAAGCTGCAAATTTTAAAATAGTAGTTGATGGCATTAATTCTACTGGAGGAACAGCCATTCCACAGTTGTTAAGCGCATTAGGCGTGAAAGACATTCATGAGCTCAATTGTGAAGTAAATGGAATTTTCCAACACAATCCTGAGCCGCTGCCTGAAAATTTAAGCGGATTGAGCAATGAAGTAAAGCAGAGCAAAGCCGACCTTGGCATAGCTGTTGACCCTGATGTGGACAGGTTGTGTTTTGTTTGTGAAGACGGGGAAATGTTTGGTGAAGAATACACTATTGTTTCCATCGCTGATTTTGTCTTAAAGCAGAAAAAAGGGAATACTGTTTCCAATCTTTCATCGAGCCGTGCACTTAAAGATATTACACTTAAAAATGGAGGGGAATATTTTGCCTCTGCCGTTGGCGAAGTGAATGTTGTGGCCATGATGAAGGCCAAAAATGCCATTATTGGTGGTGAAGGCAATGGCGGAGTTATTTTGCCCGAATTGCATTACGGCCGTGATGCACTGGTTGGAATAGCCCTGTTTCTAACCCAATTGGCCAAATTCGGAAAAAGCATTTCCGTATTGCGCTCAAAATATCCGAATTATCACCTTTCTAAGAACAAGATACAATTAGAAGAAGGCATAGACATTGATGCTATTTTTGAGCTGATTGTTAAAAAGTATAAAAATTATCCGGTCAATAGCATTGATGGAGTGAAAATAGAATTTGACGAAAATTGGGTGCATTTGCGCAAATCCAATACAGAACCTGTTGTTCGTATTTATTCTGAGAGCAGCAGTGAAAATACGGCCGAAAGCATTGCCCGGCAGATCATGGTGGATATCAAAGAATTTGCCCAGGAAAGCGTAAAGTAA
- a CDS encoding type II toxin-antitoxin system RelE/ParE family toxin, producing the protein MAQYKIDWSISAKLDLYDILEFYIKRNGTNTYSKKLNSRINKSAKLISKNPYLGLKTDFKTVRVLITEDFEIIYEIFDQLILIIMVWDCKKDPDEKDLKGRII; encoded by the coding sequence ATGGCTCAATACAAAATAGATTGGTCTATAAGTGCTAAGTTGGATTTGTATGATATACTGGAATTCTATATTAAAAGAAATGGCACCAATACATATAGCAAAAAACTAAATTCCAGAATAAATAAGAGTGCCAAACTAATTTCAAAAAACCCTTATTTAGGACTAAAAACTGATTTCAAAACTGTCAGAGTTCTTATCACCGAGGACTTTGAAATAATTTATGAAATTTTTGACCAATTGATCTTGATTATTATGGTATGGGATTGCAAAAAAGACCCTGATGAAAAAGATTTAAAAGGCAGAATTATCTGA
- a CDS encoding T9SS type A sorting domain-containing protein, protein MKNLLIKSIVVFSCYFMIVNPLSNLYSQSFAPVGAEWTFIGGGGFFPPCDYSDKLTYVINMSGQISIDGKSVNVLSRGNSKLYLNVDSNKIHFYEDSAFHLYMDMNLTVGDTLHQEYPKNLKDFHTDCACDIDYSAEVMGVVTKDTMVEIDGQLLKRLYFDFYDRDTIMNSSWSVSDKSHFTEIIGSAHEILDFHSHGDCILADCCPDILLCYQDNMISYDYSFSNGCVYTSISEFQKFKFKTYPNPVHTIWYIQSDCFGILELYSLSGKKILSKQIQTGTEQINVSQFAEGIYFYRINSENGEVMKSGKLVKQ, encoded by the coding sequence ATGAAAAATTTGTTGATTAAAAGTATTGTGGTTTTTAGTTGCTATTTTATGATTGTGAACCCGCTTAGTAATCTTTATTCACAAAGCTTTGCGCCAGTTGGGGCAGAGTGGACTTTTATAGGTGGTGGCGGGTTTTTCCCTCCATGCGATTACAGTGATAAGCTTACTTATGTAATTAATATGTCTGGCCAAATCAGTATTGATGGAAAGTCTGTAAATGTACTTTCAAGAGGTAACAGCAAGCTTTACTTGAATGTGGATAGCAATAAAATTCACTTTTACGAAGACAGCGCTTTCCATCTTTATATGGATATGAATTTGACAGTTGGAGACACATTGCACCAGGAATACCCTAAAAATTTGAAAGATTTTCATACAGATTGTGCATGTGATATTGACTATTCAGCAGAAGTAATGGGGGTTGTTACAAAAGATACTATGGTAGAGATTGACGGGCAATTATTGAAACGATTGTATTTTGACTTTTACGATAGGGACACAATTATGAACTCGTCATGGAGTGTTAGTGATAAATCACATTTTACAGAGATAATTGGTTCAGCACATGAAATACTTGATTTTCATTCACATGGTGATTGTATTTTAGCTGATTGTTGTCCTGATATACTTCTTTGTTATCAAGATAATATGATCAGTTATGATTATTCTTTTAGTAATGGTTGTGTTTACACTTCAATCTCTGAATTTCAAAAATTTAAATTTAAGACTTACCCCAATCCCGTCCACACCATCTGGTACATCCAAAGCGACTGTTTTGGAATACTTGAACTTTACTCTCTATCAGGAAAGAAAATCCTAAGCAAGCAAATCCAAACTGGAACGGAGCAAATCAATGTCAGCCAATTCGCAGAAGGTATTTATTTCTATAGAATCAACAGTGAAAATGGGGAAGTGATGAAGAGTGGAAAATTGGTGAAGCAATAA